TAGTACTAGAATTCGCATTATTactgctattattattaatattattattattattattattattattattattattattattggtgttgttattattaatattactattattagaCGACATTGTAGAGTCTTGTATAAACCTTGGATCGTTGAAAGACCGCGAACTAGAACCAGTACCGTAACCAGAGCTATTGCTGGATCTCGGCGGACTGGTAGATCGCTCGTAACTTTTGGTTTGAGCAGCTTGTTGGCTCGGAACATTTTCGGAGTTGATATTCTCGTAGTCGGTTTCATAATTAGCTGATAAATACTGACACGTTTGGAGCGAACAGCCGCGACGTGGCTGCCCGTCATTAGTCGGCGGTATAACGGTCACCGTTACTTGGGCACTGGTTTTAAGTAGATCGACCATTTGATCGTGACTCAAGGTCGAGACAGCGACCTTGCAAATTTCAACGAGCCTCGAGCCTTGTCTCAAACCCGCTTGCCAAGACAAACCCATCGGCTCGACCTGAGTGACGACACCGTCCGGCTGAACGTGAAAACCCAGTTGCCCTAACGAGTTCCGTTTAAGTGACAACTCAGATGCTGGCGAGCCCTGAGTTACAGCTCGTAGCCGTGCTACTATCTCCATTATTTCGTCTCTCTCCGAATAATCTGGACGTACGTGAATACTTATGCACTCGCCTTGGTGATAATACAGCCTTAAACTGTTGGTCTGGGCGTGCCAGCCCAATACATTAACGCAGGGTGACACGAATACAGTTTGCCGTGAATGTTCTTCAATTAACACGATTGTGTCTACGGAGATTCCCAAATAACAGTCGGTGCTTTGATTGCTCTCTTCTAAAATAACTTGCCAACAAATTGCACCACGTTGGGAGGCATCACAGGCCAATCTTGGTCTTATTGGTGCTTTTTTCTTGCTGCTAAATGACAGCATAGAAAATTTCTGTCCAGTGTCGATGATTGTGgtggttaaataattaacggCTAGATCTTTTAGATACTCTTGACGGGTCCTGGTAGCcattgtagaaaatttttctgaccTGTGAGCTGCATTCTCGGCATTTATCACCTTGGCTAAAATAAAATCAGCGAATGATTTTCCCTTGTTAAAGGTTGCACCTGGAGGCACGGGTGGTCCAAAAATAGGCACCTCTTTGCTACGTGACACAGCAACACTGTACTGAGTATTGTCTGTACACGGATTTATAGCACGTATGATGATAAATACGTGCTGAAACTGTGATCTGATTCGCCGGGGACTAAACGGCAATGCACCGGGCTCTTGAAATACGATAGTTACGATATCATTACCGATGTGTCGCTTCCTGAGTAATTGTTGTCGATTATTTGGCGTGAATGGTAACATTGTCACTACGTGAAATGTTAACTGAGATCCTCTGTGAGTTGCTGCAACAGCGTGAGTTCCCGTCGAATCTGTTCTAGTATCAAGACCAGCTTTGTAACCTTCGAACCCGCGTAACTTAACTCGCTGACCAACTGTGtccaaaaattcaagaaatgcTGGGCCAGCGTGCTGGTTGTTGTACATTTCTTCCTCGGTCCGTTGACCGGCGCGACAATAAAGCACTCCAACTTTGTAACGGTTTGAGAGACCCTGTTCATCTAATCTCGCAAGAGTTTCTTCCGCTGCGGGTGTTCCTAATCTGAGGCATCCTAATTGTACTTCCGGAGCTACGAGCTCTAGTATTTCTCGAGTTGGAATTCGAGATCCTTGGTGAGTTCGTAAACCTAAAGCTTCTTCGGGTATTGACCCGCGGAGAGTTAGTAATTCAGATGTACGAACAATAATGCGGTAGTGGTTTCCGTCTTTGCGAATGCTTATTGCTACTGGTCCGAGTTGTTCATCCATACCAAACCAATTTTGATGTTCTTTacctataaaatattataaaaatacatatataagtATAGTAACCACATTGTACtataaatttacatatttttagatagaattaaaatttttttgttaatagaTCTGTTAAAGGatattaaattctatttttatcaattagtgccaacaaaaattattttacttattaataaaactagtaaccttgcagtcactatgtgactgccgtgacttgtgaactataaataaataaaattttgctttaataaataatgacttttgttaaattttactgtactttcttaactattgacatttttaaagatataagctcatcccaatattacactcatcaagagtttttatttgagtacccatatacatttttgatatatttttcatttatacttatatacaatatacattttagatataagctcatcccgatgttacactcgtcaagagctttcatttgagtacccacatcgatttttcatatatatgaaaaattgatgtgggtactcaaatgaaagctcttgatgagtgtaatgtcagggtgagcttatatctttaaaaatgtcaatagttcacgagatacaaggtcatttcttaattatgtatctagagatagagcattttcgaatgcagcctagatacttatcataataaattgactatcggtgagaatgatatgaaaccttgaaaaggcacaaattcaagtcaagacctttgcaatgacactaaatttcactaaaaaaaccgattttatcatatgactatcctggacacaaaatttttcttattttcttaataatatagattatatttgaagatcattaaatttaataaaaaagtttatgtggatttaaaaaaaaaatcatctatgaataattttaactaataaataaatttcttaccAAAAAAGTATTTTCTGTAATACCGTGCTCCTTCATCGACACTTTCAATCGGCAAGAGTCGTTTACGCAACGGACAAGTATGCTTCCAAAGTGTCTCCCCAGGCATAGGCTCAAGTACAGAGACTCCATAAGACAATGACGGCCGATGAGCACCGACAGTAGGACTGGGCGATCTAGCCAAGGCGACTTCGCGTTCTCCTTCACCGCCAATTTCATTCCGGAAAAATGGACATGACTCGAGTAAATCATTGCTTTTACCATCACCAGGATCATCAACGACTTCATTGCCCTCAGGCGATTCGTTGTCAGGCGTAGGTGCTCGTATAGTACTAGCAGCAGACGCTCCAGTGGCCGTGTTTCTACGCCTAGCCAATAGTATCCCGCGGAGCTTGGCCGCGTAACCGAGATTAGCGGTCAATGACTGGGTGTCGTAGTGCACAAACGCTCGCCGGCGATGTCGCTCCTCAAGATCACTCGAGACAACAGTTGCTGGAGTGGAGACTCCAGCAGGCGGGCTCTCTTTACCGCCCCAAAGTCGGTTGATTTTTAATCTAACTTTGGGACTGGATGCCGACGTCGGTCCACAAACTTCATCGGTAGACGTGCCCGcattaaaaatacttgaatcTAGAGCTCCGTGATGATGAAGTTGATGGTggtggtgatgatgatgatgcgGGTACAGACGATCCGCAGAAGATCGCCCGCTCCGGAAATCTTGAAGCATCGTAAAGATGTGCTCGCCTGAGGAATTCCCGCCTGGTGGGTTACACTGACCGGCGACCACGTCGATGCTTCCTAGAtgttaataaaacaatttataatataataataaatcaatgaGTTACAACAGCAGCTTCTTTCAAATGATGTCTCAACTTTCACGTTTGACAACATGTGTGTATATAGGGGCACAAAAAACAAGGAAGGGGTAGGAAGgtagagataaaaaataataaaaaaacaagtaTGGTTGGTGAATGTATATTATTACTTACCGTGGGATCCATACTCCCGTCGAAGTGGCTGAGCATCAGTCACACGTCCAGAACGCTCTGGACTGTGGGGCAATTCTAAACTGGAATTTGATCTGTGCAAAGTAAGCCCGCCACGGCTGATACGACTCCCACCAGCACTACCGCCACTTCCGCTGCCCATCACCGCCAGCTGAGCAATCATCTCGTCATTCTGTAATACAATCATTCAATAATTCAGTATGCATTAAttcaattcattatttaagttttaatttatttttcttattatttattgtcattagtcatttctcaattcattatcaattttataatacagAGATTAAAGATACTACTGTTTGTTCTTGTAGTATGTTACAGATATGTAATACGCATTGTGATTCGAAGCCGATTGCGTAAGTTTATCGATATCATTCGATAATCTAAACGTGTGTAGTCAGAGACGACAGCCAAACCGGCTAAAACAGAGAATACCACACTCGTGTATCGTATCGGGAATTAACACACAAGTTAAGAGAGACCGCATTGCAAGACGTCATCAGCCGCTGTGTGTGCACCACCGACTGAACCAGTTATGCTAATACATACACATCTATACACACATACATTCATACATTTATGTAGCTATATATAATACCGGACATTCTTTTTCGGTTGAAGAATCGAATGAGGCATCCACTGGGCCAATACACTCAAATACTTTAAATACTTGACCTTTGTCAAAACAACTTTTATATACGTACATATAACTTTTATTGAACATCATTCGTTCATTGATTGATTAATCAATTCTTTTTTTGTAATGGTTATTTTTAACCtgctgtaaattataaatcaacattttttactccaaaattCAACTGGAGTTCAgatgagaaaaataaatcttcaattttttgtatttttttcaatcaatttgcTACTTCTggtatcatttattaatttactaatttaagaaattttattaataaaaaaaaagaattgaaaaaatatttttaataatttttaaattttatcttactCCAAAAGAATTTCGTTTGACATACTTAAAATACAAagaattttaactaaaaaaaata
This genomic interval from Cotesia glomerata isolate CgM1 linkage group LG1, MPM_Cglom_v2.3, whole genome shotgun sequence contains the following:
- the LOC123275048 gene encoding signal-induced proliferation-associated 1-like protein 1 isoform X3, encoding MIAQLAVMGSGSGGSAGGSRISRGGLTLHRSNSSLELPHSPERSGRVTDAQPLRREYGSHGSIDVVAGQCNPPGGNSSGEHIFTMLQDFRSGRSSADRLYPHHHHHHHHQLHHHGALDSSIFNAGTSTDEVCGPTSASSPKVRLKINRLWGGKESPPAGVSTPATVVSSDLEERHRRRAFVHYDTQSLTANLGYAAKLRGILLARRRNTATGASAASTIRAPTPDNESPEGNEVVDDPGDGKSNDLLESCPFFRNEIGGEGEREVALARSPSPTVGAHRPSLSYGVSVLEPMPGETLWKHTCPLRKRLLPIESVDEGARYYRKYFFGKEHQNWFGMDEQLGPVAISIRKDGNHYRIIVRTSELLTLRGSIPEEALGLRTHQGSRIPTREILELVAPEVQLGCLRLGTPAAEETLARLDEQGLSNRYKVGVLYCRAGQRTEEEMYNNQHAGPAFLEFLDTVGQRVKLRGFEGYKAGLDTRTDSTGTHAVAATHRGSQLTFHVVTMLPFTPNNRQQLLRKRHIGNDIVTIVFQEPGALPFSPRRIRSQFQHVFIIIRAINPCTDNTQYSVAVSRSKEVPIFGPPVPPGATFNKGKSFADFILAKVINAENAAHRSEKFSTMATRTRQEYLKDLAVNYLTTTIIDTGQKFSMLSFSSKKKAPIRPRLACDASQRGAICWQVILEESNQSTDCYLGISVDTIVLIEEHSRQTVFVSPCVNVLGWHAQTNSLRLYYHQGECISIHVRPDYSERDEIMEIVARLRAVTQGSPASELSLKRNSLGQLGFHVQPDGVVTQVEPMGLSWQAGLRQGSRLVEICKVAVSTLSHDQMVDLLKTSAQVTVTVIPPTNDGQPRRGCSLQTCQYLSANYETDYENINSENVPSQQAAQTKSYERSTSPPRSSNSSGYGTGSSSRSFNDPRFIQDSTMSSNNSNINNNNTNNNNNNNNNNNNNNINNNSSNNANSSTSVIASTVNNAAGAFVNTSNHTDERWYDLFEAPEQDASHRIDGAPPPPLPARLKERESHGKSTTDQLKHDYYSKEPNYVSPRVIHESNYQRLDEANRSHNNNNNSSSSSSSSSSSSNNNNNNNNNNNQDDPAANYARIQKDHYRYGSNHAHHKLSPSTSLAQNHQNSGYSSKSMVQSNGIRYSEQATTNDNELSAHSAYDNETSRVLRKPKNDYEIRATGKNDNYEESRAVDNSNDSNCKYRERSVGYEFNGNDYERKNNHDVIISTPDVNRVKALGLNYEVNLSRDDSINTSSTIASGGTVREPTHEFIIGEKVTCLKSNLPERALSRKLAHEYMRKDYTSSSLPPEVRIFDGNNPPAIITASDIPTVPSEDELTLNACENSSAVRRTGKHRPGSGGSGSSVPHNSNAAAAVTAAAAAAANSSPRNQSPRPKSIVRNQLRNSANLTSSTLQEDLMKLINPDYIADDNTMPCNALNNNGNIVNDDNYSDNGNNSENYKINLVDKSNDVNKVIGNNISNNNNCNNELEIQNKCRSRENLCGTSTTTLSVLASTNIRQDNNSNPNVNAASEVILTKARPATVISNSNNSSPAPSENKMTKEERLSPRVTKTHVPLKTINNLAVRDGKNSINDADEGNDLWTNSHDNQRFKQHNQEWSDEKIYESTSSVTSAANNSVTDLQGHLSSLELRVARETRRRLSLEDEVRRLRDENRRLQDENHAAAQQLRRFTEWFFQTIDHQ
- the LOC123275048 gene encoding signal-induced proliferation-associated 1-like protein 1 isoform X1 — protein: MKSTDTPDLKSTCAQVMCRLGSFKNLRTSSRQTKMLLKPRRRKIYQETETSTILARKRETGLPLAFPCLSRQRHSTLFNNNDEMIAQLAVMGSGSGGSAGGSRISRGGLTLHRSNSSLELPHSPERSGRVTDAQPLRREYGSHGSIDVVAGQCNPPGGNSSGEHIFTMLQDFRSGRSSADRLYPHHHHHHHHQLHHHGALDSSIFNAGTSTDEVCGPTSASSPKVRLKINRLWGGKESPPAGVSTPATVVSSDLEERHRRRAFVHYDTQSLTANLGYAAKLRGILLARRRNTATGASAASTIRAPTPDNESPEGNEVVDDPGDGKSNDLLESCPFFRNEIGGEGEREVALARSPSPTVGAHRPSLSYGVSVLEPMPGETLWKHTCPLRKRLLPIESVDEGARYYRKYFFGKEHQNWFGMDEQLGPVAISIRKDGNHYRIIVRTSELLTLRGSIPEEALGLRTHQGSRIPTREILELVAPEVQLGCLRLGTPAAEETLARLDEQGLSNRYKVGVLYCRAGQRTEEEMYNNQHAGPAFLEFLDTVGQRVKLRGFEGYKAGLDTRTDSTGTHAVAATHRGSQLTFHVVTMLPFTPNNRQQLLRKRHIGNDIVTIVFQEPGALPFSPRRIRSQFQHVFIIIRAINPCTDNTQYSVAVSRSKEVPIFGPPVPPGATFNKGKSFADFILAKVINAENAAHRSEKFSTMATRTRQEYLKDLAVNYLTTTIIDTGQKFSMLSFSSKKKAPIRPRLACDASQRGAICWQVILEESNQSTDCYLGISVDTIVLIEEHSRQTVFVSPCVNVLGWHAQTNSLRLYYHQGECISIHVRPDYSERDEIMEIVARLRAVTQGSPASELSLKRNSLGQLGFHVQPDGVVTQVEPMGLSWQAGLRQGSRLVEICKVAVSTLSHDQMVDLLKTSAQVTVTVIPPTNDGQPRRGCSLQTCQYLSANYETDYENINSENVPSQQAAQTKSYERSTSPPRSSNSSGYGTGSSSRSFNDPRFIQDSTMSSNNSNINNNNTNNNNNNNNNNNNNNINNNSSNNANSSTSVIASTVNNAAGAFVNTSNHTDERWYDLFEAPEQDASHRIDGAPPPPLPARLKERESHGKSTTDQLKHDYYSKEPNYVSPRVIHESNYQRLDEANRSHNNNNNSSSSSSSSSSSSNNNNNNNNNNNQDDPAANYARIQKDHYRYGSNHAHHKLSPSTSLAQNHQNSGYSSKSMVQSNGIRYSEQATTNDNELSAHSAYDNETSRVLRKPKNDYEIRATGKNDNYEESRAVDNSNDSNCKYRERSVGYEFNGNDYERKNNHDVIISTPDVNRVKALGLNYEVNLSRDDSINTSSTIASGGTVREPTHEFIIGEKVTCLKSNLPERALSRKLAHEYMRKDYTSSSLPPEVRIFDGNNPPAIITASDIPTVPSEDELTLNACENSSAVRRTGKHRPGSGGSGSSVPHNSNAAAAVTAAAAAAANSSPRNQSPRPKSIVRNQLRNSANLTSSTLQEDLMKLINPDYIADDNTMPCNALNNNGNIVNDDNYSDNGNNSENYKINLVDKSNDVNKVIGNNISNNNNCNNELEIQNKCRSRENLCGTSTTTLSVLASTNIRQDNNSNPNVNAASEVILTKARPATVISNSNNSSPAPSENKMTKEERLSPRVTKTHVPLKTINNLAVRDGKNSINDADEGNDLWTNSHDNQRFKQHNQEWSDEKIYESTSSVTSAANNSVTDLQGHLSSLELRVARETRRRLSLEDEVRRLRDENRRLQDENHAAAQQLRRFTEWFFQTIDHQ
- the LOC123275048 gene encoding signal-induced proliferation-associated 1-like protein 1 isoform X2, translating into MRKIYQETETSTILARKRETGLPLAFPCLSRQRHSTLFNNNDEMIAQLAVMGSGSGGSAGGSRISRGGLTLHRSNSSLELPHSPERSGRVTDAQPLRREYGSHGSIDVVAGQCNPPGGNSSGEHIFTMLQDFRSGRSSADRLYPHHHHHHHHQLHHHGALDSSIFNAGTSTDEVCGPTSASSPKVRLKINRLWGGKESPPAGVSTPATVVSSDLEERHRRRAFVHYDTQSLTANLGYAAKLRGILLARRRNTATGASAASTIRAPTPDNESPEGNEVVDDPGDGKSNDLLESCPFFRNEIGGEGEREVALARSPSPTVGAHRPSLSYGVSVLEPMPGETLWKHTCPLRKRLLPIESVDEGARYYRKYFFGKEHQNWFGMDEQLGPVAISIRKDGNHYRIIVRTSELLTLRGSIPEEALGLRTHQGSRIPTREILELVAPEVQLGCLRLGTPAAEETLARLDEQGLSNRYKVGVLYCRAGQRTEEEMYNNQHAGPAFLEFLDTVGQRVKLRGFEGYKAGLDTRTDSTGTHAVAATHRGSQLTFHVVTMLPFTPNNRQQLLRKRHIGNDIVTIVFQEPGALPFSPRRIRSQFQHVFIIIRAINPCTDNTQYSVAVSRSKEVPIFGPPVPPGATFNKGKSFADFILAKVINAENAAHRSEKFSTMATRTRQEYLKDLAVNYLTTTIIDTGQKFSMLSFSSKKKAPIRPRLACDASQRGAICWQVILEESNQSTDCYLGISVDTIVLIEEHSRQTVFVSPCVNVLGWHAQTNSLRLYYHQGECISIHVRPDYSERDEIMEIVARLRAVTQGSPASELSLKRNSLGQLGFHVQPDGVVTQVEPMGLSWQAGLRQGSRLVEICKVAVSTLSHDQMVDLLKTSAQVTVTVIPPTNDGQPRRGCSLQTCQYLSANYETDYENINSENVPSQQAAQTKSYERSTSPPRSSNSSGYGTGSSSRSFNDPRFIQDSTMSSNNSNINNNNTNNNNNNNNNNNNNNINNNSSNNANSSTSVIASTVNNAAGAFVNTSNHTDERWYDLFEAPEQDASHRIDGAPPPPLPARLKERESHGKSTTDQLKHDYYSKEPNYVSPRVIHESNYQRLDEANRSHNNNNNSSSSSSSSSSSSNNNNNNNNNNNQDDPAANYARIQKDHYRYGSNHAHHKLSPSTSLAQNHQNSGYSSKSMVQSNGIRYSEQATTNDNELSAHSAYDNETSRVLRKPKNDYEIRATGKNDNYEESRAVDNSNDSNCKYRERSVGYEFNGNDYERKNNHDVIISTPDVNRVKALGLNYEVNLSRDDSINTSSTIASGGTVREPTHEFIIGEKVTCLKSNLPERALSRKLAHEYMRKDYTSSSLPPEVRIFDGNNPPAIITASDIPTVPSEDELTLNACENSSAVRRTGKHRPGSGGSGSSVPHNSNAAAAVTAAAAAAANSSPRNQSPRPKSIVRNQLRNSANLTSSTLQEDLMKLINPDYIADDNTMPCNALNNNGNIVNDDNYSDNGNNSENYKINLVDKSNDVNKVIGNNISNNNNCNNELEIQNKCRSRENLCGTSTTTLSVLASTNIRQDNNSNPNVNAASEVILTKARPATVISNSNNSSPAPSENKMTKEERLSPRVTKTHVPLKTINNLAVRDGKNSINDADEGNDLWTNSHDNQRFKQHNQEWSDEKIYESTSSVTSAANNSVTDLQGHLSSLELRVARETRRRLSLEDEVRRLRDENRRLQDENHAAAQQLRRFTEWFFQTIDHQ